The Flavobacterium sp. CBA20B-1 genome includes the window CGCTTTAACGGACGCGCTCCATATTGTTTGTCGAAACCTTTTTCGGCGATAAAATCCAAGGCTTCCTGTGTTAATTCTAACTGATAACCTAAAGACATCACACGTAAATATAATTTTTCAATTTCGATATTGATGATTTTATGGATATGCTCTTTTTCTAAAGCGTTGAATACCACTACATCGTCAATCCTATTCAAAAATTCGGGTGCAAATGCTTTTTTCAAGGCATTTTCAATGACCGATTTTGATAAATCTTCTTGTTGGTCTTGTTTGGATTTAGTTCCAAAACCAACGCCTGTTCCAAAATCTTTCAACTGGCGTGCACCTACATTCGAGGTCATAATGATAATGGTATTTCTAAAATCAATCTTTCTACCCAAACTGTCGGTTAAATGTCCGTCGTCTAAAACCTGAAGCAGCATATTAAACACATCTGGATGGGCTTTTTCCACTTCATCTAATAATACCACTGCATAAGGTTTTCTGCGCACCTTTTCGGTTAACTGACCACCTTCTTCGTACCCAACGTAACCCGGAGGTGCACCTACTAAACGAGAAATGGCAAATTTTTCCATGTATTCGCTCATATCGATACGGATTAATGCATCTTCAGAATCGAATATTTCTTTAGCAATTACTTTTGCCAATTGTGTTTTACCAACACCTGTTTGCCCAAGGAAAATAAACGAACCAATTGGTTTGTTAGGATCTTTTAATCCTGCACGGTTTCTTTGGATTGATTTGGCAATTTTTGCAACTGCTTCGTCTTGACCAATAACTTTTCCTTTAATCGCATCGGGTAATTTTGCCAATTTTTTACTTTCGGCTTGTGCAATTTTGTTAACAGGAATACCCGTCATCATTGAAACTACATCGGCCACATGGTCTTCGGTAACAGTAATTTTATTGTTTTTAGAATCTTCTTCCCAACGTTCTTGTGCAACGGCTAAATCTTTTTCAATACGTTTTTCGTCATCGCGCAAAGCTGCAGCTTCTTCGTATTTCTGACGTTTCACAGCATCGGTTTTTTTATCGCGCACTTCTTCTAGGTCTTTTTCCAGACTTAAAATTTCATCGGGAACCTCAATATTGGTTATATGTACCCGCGATCCGGCTTCGTCCAATGCATCAATAGCTTTATCTGGTAAAAAACGATCGCTCATATATCTACTTGTTAATTTCACACAAGCTTCAATAGCTTCGGGTGTGTAAATCACATTGTGATGATCTTCATATTTAGGTTTGATATTGTTTAGAATAGTAACTGTTTCTTCTTCGGTTGTAGGTTCCACAATTACTTTTTGAAAACGACGTTCCAAAGCGCCGTCTTTTTCAATATATTGGCGGTATTCATCTAAGGTGGTTGCACCTACACATTGAATTTCTCCACGCGCCAAAGCAGGTTTAAACATATTCGATGCATCTAATGAACCTGTTGCACCGCCGGCACCAACAATGGTATGAATTTCATCGATAAAAAGAATAATATCATCGTTCTTTTCCAATTCATTCATTACGGCTTTCATACGCTCTTCAAACTGTCCGCGGTATTTTGTACCTGCAACCAAGCTTGCCAAATCTAAAGTTACCACGCGTTTGTTAAACAAAATACGCGATACTTTCTTTTGCGTGATACGCAGCGCCAAACCTTCTGCAATAGCCGATTTACCCACACCAGGTTCTCCGATTAAAAGCGGATTGTTCTTTTTGCGGCGCGATAAAATTTGCGAAACACGCTCTATTTCTTTCTCGCGACCAACCACCGGATCTAGTTTACCAAGTTCAGCCATTTCTGTTAAATCACGACCAAAATTGTCTAAAACCGGAGTTTTAGATTTTTTGCCTGACTTGTTTTGAGCAGTTGGATTATTAAAACCGTCTGACATACTGTCACCTCTTTCTTCATCGTCGAAAGCGCTGTTTCGTGGTTGTTCATTCATAGATTCTGAATTAGATAATAAACCTACAAATTCTTCCTTAGCACTGTCGTAATCTACTTTACAGCGGTTTAAGAGAATAGTGGATGGGTCTTCGGTATTTCGAAGGATCGACATAAGAATATGTCCTGTGTTGATCACATCGGTTTTGTATAATTTTTTTTCCAAAAACGCTCTTTTCAAGGCATTTTCAGCTTGTTTTGTTAAGTGAATATTCTTTTTTTCTGTGTTGATGATTTTATTAGGGTTCTCAGGAATCAACGCTTCAAAGCGGTTTCTAAGAAATTCTAAATCAATTGATAAGTTTTGTAATATCGTGATTGCTTCGCCTTGGCTTTCGCGCAAAATACCAAGCATGATATGCTCTGTACCAATATAATCGTGCCCTAAACGTAAAGCTTCATCTCTACTAAAGGTAATTACTTCCTTTACTCTTGGTGAAAAATTGTCGTCCATTTTTAAATATTTAGGGTTTTTTTAATTAACATATCAAATTTCGTACCGTTACAATTTATATGTCAGTTTGTTTTATTTGACTATAACTAATATATGAAACTATTTTGTATTTTCCTACAATTGTTAAAAGAAAAAAGACAGCTTAGTAGCTATCTTCATTTATAGAGTTAATGATTGATGGTTCAACTGCAGCTTCCGTTGCGGCCTCAGTTGCAACTTCGTCATAGCCTTCTTCATAATATTCCTCAGGTTCGTTCATTGATTTAATTTCCTCATCGGTATATTGATAGTGTATATTAAACTTTTTTGATTTTTTGTCATACACAATCGCATCTTTTCGATAATCGGTCTTCACTATTAATCCACCACAAGAAGCAGGTGTCAATTTTGCTTCGTTTTCATAAATTTTTGAACCTACTTTGAAAGAATTAATGGTTGATAATTCACCAGTATATTTTTTTATGAACAAGCCTTCCCCTTTATGATTGAAAATTACCAACATACTGCTTGTGTAATCATTGTTTTCAAACAAAACCGCTAAATCGTCTTCATCATTGTCGTCATCGGTAAAATCGCCAAACGCATAAACCGATTTTGCCCGATCTGGAATTTTAGTTAAAAAGTAAGTGCCGTCTAAATAACCGTTATGTTCCATAAAGTCATAGATAAATTGCTTATAATGATCCGGAATTTGATCATATTCGGCTACAGAAAATATTTGTTCGTAGGCTGGGGTAGCGGTTTCAACGGGCAATTCTTCCTCATTTTTTGTTGTTGCTTTCCAAAAAATTCCTGCCGAAATAAAAAGCAGTGCTACAATGGCTAAAATGATATAGAGCCCTTTTTTAGATTTTTTTGGCGGCACGGAACCGTACCTTTCCTGTAAATTTTCATTGGTTGTTTCCATTTTTTTCTTTCTAAATTTTATCAAAAATAAAAAATGATTTGATACGAGCGCTATTTTTTTAGAGCAAAAAATAAGCCCGATACAACTATCGGACTTATCTGTATATTTGGTTAGAATAATAATTATCTAAATTATGATAATGCTTCTTTAACGCGATCTGATGCTTCTTGGAATTCGATAGCCGATAAAATTGGCATACCAGATTCATCAATAATTTGTTTAGCTAAATCAGCGTTTGTTCCTTGTAAACGTACAATAATTGGCACATTAATATCGTCGCCCATGTTTTTGTATGCATCAACAATACCTTGAGCTACACGGTCGCAACGAACAATTCCACCAAAAATATTGATTAAGATTGCTTTTACGTTTGGATCTTTTAAAATAATACGGAAAGCGATTTCTACACGTTTTGCATCTGCAGTTCCACCAACGTCTAAGAAGTTTGCTGGTTCAAAACCTGCATACTTAATTAAATCCATTGTAGCCATTGCCAAACCAGCACCGTTTACCATACAACCTACGGTTCCATCTAAATCAACATAGTTTAAACCTGCTTCTTTAGCTTCCACCTCGATTGGACGTTCTTCTGTAGTATCGCGCATTTCTGCATAATCTGCATGGCGGTATAAAGCGTTATCGTCTAAAGTAACTTTTGCATCAACAGCAATGATTTTGTCATCTGAAGATTTTAAAACTGGGTTAATTTCAAACATTGAAGCATCGCAACCTACATAAGCTTTGTACAATGCATCAACAAATTTCACCATTTCTTTAAATGCACCACCAGATAAACCTAAGTTGAATGCAATTTTACGTGCTTGGAATGATTGTAAACCAACCGCTGGATCAATTTCTTCAGTAAAGATTAAATGAGGTGTTTTTTCTGCTACTTCTTCAATATCCATACCTCCTTCGGTAGAATACATAATCATGTTTTTACCAGTACCTCTGTTCAATAAAACAGACATATAGAATTCTGAAGTTTCGCTATCGCCCGGGTAGTAAACATCTTCAGCAATTAATACTTTGTTTACTCTTTTACCTGTTGGAGGTGTTTGTGGAGTAATTAAATCCATGCCAATGATTTGACCTGCAATTTCTTTTACTTGGTCTAAGTTTTTTGCTAACTTAACACCACCACCTTTTCCACGGCCACCAGCATGAATTTGTGCTTTAATAACATGCCAACCTGTACCTGTTTCTTCTGTTAACTGTTTTGCTACTGTTACTGCTTCTTCAGCTGTGTTAGCTACATGACCGCGTTGAACACGTACACCGTAACTAGAAAGTATCTGTTTACCTTGAAATTCGTGTAAATTCATTAATTATACGTTTTTTAGAGTTACAAAAATATAAAACTTGTTTTACATTGCCTAAAAAAAATGAAATATTGTTGTTTTTAGGCTAAAACTTGGGTTTTTATAAAGCCAAATCGGTTGGATCGGCTGATTTGTTGTTTGCAATAGTTTGTTTTTCGCTGTCGTCTTGTTTAAAACCAATTTTGTTGATTGGTGCTTTTTTAGCTTGAAACGATTCTAAATCGGCTTCTAATTCTAATATGCGGTGCGGAAAATCTTGTCCTAAATTTTGTTTTACTTCAATCAGGAAAATTGCGCAACGCTTGATATAATCGGTTGTTAATTTAGCTTTTGCTTCGTTGAATGATGCCATGAGCACTTTATCGCTCAATTCAATATTTTTAGTTTCATCTTTGCGGTGCAAGGCATACAAACGCTTTTTTAATGACTGAGTGAAATCAATAATCATGGTATTTGAAAACAATTTCATTTGGTTTGCCAATGGCTCCCAAAACGATTTGCACAAAGCATTGTGTTTTCTAAGAATGGCCAATAAAGGCGATTCGTCTATTAAATTTTGGGTGAGGTGGTAAATAATGAGTTGGGCGCGCTCGTCTGCATTGGGTGGAAAAATGGGTATTTGCATATCAAACCTTCCGGGTGCCAAAACCTCATCATTAAATAAATTTAAAATTTCTGCCGAGCCCACAATCAGCAACTCTTGATGAATGTTTTTCTGAGAATGACGCAAAATAGAGTTGATTAATTCCATATTTTCAGAAAAAACACTTTGTTCGCCATTTTTGGTAAGCAATTCGTCTAACGAATCGATAAAAAGCATGGTTTTTGGTTGCTGCAATTTAGCATTTAAAAAGTGGGTAAGCGAATTTTTATTGGTTTTTAAATTTCCTGCTAAATAATCTTTGTACACATGCACAAATTCATAACCAATCATTTGTGCTATTTGTTGTGCCCAAAAGATTTTACCACTGCCCGGCGGACCATAAAGCACCATTCCTACAGGTTTTGAAATACCCCACGTTTTTGATTGATCTTTGTTTATAAACGGATCCATCATATCGCTTAGGTAAAAGTATAAATCGGTGTATCCTACCAATCTTTTGGCTGCATAATTCTGGGTTTCCGGAAATGCTTCGTCTATAAACGGGTATTTTCCACCTATATATATATGTATTAAAAAACTAGAGATATGCGTTTTTATGTTTTTTGCCAATTCTTCGGGAATGCCGTTCGATACAAAGAATTGCAATACCAATTGTTCATCAACACCAATGGTTTTTGCTATTTCGGGTAATGTTTTTTCTTTAGAATGATCTTCGGCATATTTCTTCAGAAAATCGATGTTTTTTAAAGTAAATTGTTTGAATTTTTCAGTAACATTGAATTGTTCATCAATACAAAAACTTAAATCTATATTGAAATCGTAAATAAAGTTTTGAAGGCTTTCTAACGATATTTCTAATTCGTTGGATAAATTTTTTAGTTTCATTTTCATCTATTTTGATTACCAAGATACTAACTGATGTTAAAATTTTAAATGAATTTATATTTGTTTTAACTATTTTTTGGTGTTAGTATCGCATCCATTTTTTGAAGAATAGCTTCGTGCGATTCTTTATTGGTGTTCACAAAGGTGCTTTTGTTGCCATATGGTGCATATACTTCGGTTCGCGTTACCGAAAACAAGCCTATTGTGGGGGTTAATGCCGCACTGCTTAAATGCATCATGCCTGAATCGGCTGCAACAATCAATTCGCAATTTGCCATTACCGATGCAATTTCGCGGATATCTTTACTGTAAAATGTGGGGAGTTTTCGTTCCAATTGTGAAATGTTTTCTACAGGTAAAATCTCTATTAAATGATATTCTGCTGCATATTTTGGATAGAATTTTTCATAAAAAGCGTTCCACCATTCCACCGAATAGCATTTAGCGCCTGTTGCAAATGTAAAAAAAGCAATGGTTTTTTTATCTCCACTTTTTGTTACATCGTTTATTTTTAATCGACCTTGGGCAAGTTCATCGGCAGATAGTTTTATATCTAAAACAGGAACAGCGCCGCTAAAAGGTTTTTGATGAAGTATTTCTAAAAATCTACGGAAATTATAAACAGGATATTTGGCAATATGCGCTATATCGTTATAAACACTTTTCAACTCTTCAAAATCATCGCCATAAAATTTAAAGTTTGCCGACGGAATGATGGTTGAAATTCTGCCTGATGACGAACCTTTTTCCACATTAATTACTAAATCATATTTGGTGCGTTTCAATGAAAACCAAACTTTTAAATATTCCGAAAAATCTTTTAAAGGTTTTTTGGGAAGTTCAATAATGTTTTGAACCTGTGGATAATTTTGAAAAATAATGGGCGTTATTTTTCCTTTTACAAATAAATCGATGGTGCAGTTTGGAAAAGTATTGCAAATTTCCTGCACTAAGGGCGTAATTAAAAGCATGTTGCCCAACCGATGATTGGGCCGACTAATTAACACACGCTGCACTTGGAAATTGTTTGCTTTTTTTTGCATTTCGCCGATCGATTTTTTCCCAATGTTTTGGGTTAAAGCGTGCATTAGCTTTCTGCGAACCACATTGGCTTTCGATTTTAAGCTCATTTTATAGCAGTATAGATTAGGTTTATTCTTTATTTTTTGGGTTGAATTCGTTTTCGCGATGGGTGGTGTATAAATAAATATTGGTCATAAAAAACCAGATAAAACCAAATAAAAACCACTTAAGAATATCGGCAGTGCGAACAATTGCTTTGTTATAATCTTGTAATAATTTTAAAATCTGACCATCTGTTTTAATATCGTTAACGGTTTCAGGATAGCCAAAAGTTTCTAATATTGGGGTAGAAGGTACGCACAACCATAAAACCACCGAATAAATACCGAAGAGTATTAATGATAATTTCATTTTGCTAAATGCATCCACATTTTTGCTTCTAAACCGAACAAAATATGCAGTGAGATACATTAAAAATAAAAAAGCTACTACATATATTATAGGTATTTCTTTTAGCATAGTTACAAATTTATAAGTTATACTTTTTTTGCAATTTATTAAAAACCAATTGATCAACCGGCAATGTAAACGGATTATTTCCATCGATTGCAACCCATTCTATCTGCTGAATGTTTTCATCTAAGACTTGCATTTGCTCTATATTTAAAATAGTTGCAAAAAAATAAAGCGTTAACAATTGTTTGTGGTCTTTTGCTAATGAATCTACAAAATTTTCCTGGATATAAAAAGGTTCATTGACATCAATTTTCAAATTGAGCTCTTCTGCAAATTCCCGCTTCAGACAATCTACCGTTCCTTCGCCCAATTCTAAACCGCCACCCGGAAGCTTAGTGACCACTACACCCGAAAAAGGTTCTTTCAATGTTAATAACTTGTTGTTTATAACACACAATGCATATACCCGAATGTTGAATCCTTTTAAATTGCCTTCCATCTTTCAAAATTATTCATATTTAATGAATTTTTTATGATTTTGCTTTTAATTTAGAGCGATTTCACAATAAATAACGACACAAATCATCTGAAAGTATAATTATCGGTTTTAAAGGCGATAATTAAGATTATCGGTTGAATAAGCGATATTTTAAAATATAGGTTAAACAAACGATATTTTTTTTGTATCTTTAACTTTTAATACATTCATATACATGATTGCAATTATAACAGGCGATATCGTTTCATCGCGCACTTTAGACCCCAAAATTTGGCTTCATCACCTTAAGAAAGGTTTAGAAACGCTTGCAGCATCATCCTTTCATTGGGAAATATACCGAGGCGACAGTTTTCAATTTAAAACCACCCCCGAAGATGCTTTATTACACGCCATTTTGTTAAAAACATGGGTTAAACATTTAAAGGAGATAGACGTGCGTTTAAGCATTGGAATTGGAGAACAATCGTTTGAAGGAACAAAAATTACCGAAGCAAACGGTTCTGCTTTTGAGCTTTCGGGCGAAGGTTTTGATGCATTAGACAAGAAAAATTTAACCATAAACACACCCCATAAATCGCTAAACGACACTTTTAGGGTTATGACCGATTTATCTTTGCTGATTATGGATAAATGGTCGGATAAATCGGCCGAAATTATCTATTTAAAACTTAAAAATCCTACTTGGAACCAAACACAAATTGCAGCACAATTGAACAAAAAACAAAGCACGATAAGCGAAGCCTTGAAACGCGGCGGTTTTGAAGAAATTGAACAATTCATAAATTATTATAAACAAACAATGATACATTATGTGGCTACTTTTACTTAAATTTCTGGCAGCTCATTTTCTGGGCGATTTTGTTTTTCAGACCAAAAAAATGGTGCAACACAAAAAGAAAAGCATTTATTTTTTAAGCCATATCGTGATACATACTGCATTGCTCATTGTTTTTTTATGGAACGATGAAATGTGGTGGGCAATAGCTTATGTGGTTGTTTTACATGCAATTACCGATTGGTTGAAATTGCAATTAAGCCATAAAATGAAATCATCTGTTTTGTTTGTATTGGATCAGCTGCTGCATTTTGCTTCGATTACATCGGCATTGATGCTTTTTTCAACATTGCGCATTTCGCTTGATTTTTTAAATAATCCGCAATGATGGTTGGTGTTGGTAGCAATTATTTTAGTAACCCAAGTAACCGCCATTTTTATCCGAATTATTTTATCGCCTTATCAAGAGCACAAGAAAATTAGAAAAGAAGACAAACAAAATGACAAAAAAGTGTTATTCAATGCCGGAAAATACATTGGAATATTAGAGCGATTGTTTATTTTTGGCTTTGTAGTAGCCAACTTTTGGGAAGGAATAGGCTTTTTATTGGCCGCAAAATCCATATTTAGATTTGGTGATTTAAACAATGCCAAAGAACGCCATTTAACCGAGTATGTTTTAATAGGCACTTTTTTAAGCTTTGGTTGCGCCATTTTAGTAGGCTTGATTTTTAATTATGTTTTAATAAATTTAATATGAACAATATAGAAGATTTTCGCGAATACTGTTTATCGTTTAAAGGGGTTACGGAAAAATTTCCGTTCGATGAAACCACACTTGTTTTTTATGTAATGAACAAAATGTTTTGTTTGGTGGATATTGAAACCTTTGAATATTGCAACTTAAAATGCGATCCAGACCAAGCCGAAGAACTGCGTGCAGAGCACAACGGTATTAAACCCGGCTACCACATGAGCAAAAAGCATTGGAACAGCGTGTATTTTAACAGCGATGTTTCTCCCAAATTGCTAAAAGAATTAATTGTAAACTCTTACGATTTAGTGGTTAAAGGATTAACCAAAAAAGATCAAGCTGTTTTGAAGGAGATGTAGTTTCTGTTTAATTTAAGAGATCTCGGTAATTAAATATGTAAACTTTACGGTATCAATCAAATTAGTAATCTTGTATTAGTTTTGAAAATTTAACAAGTAAAAAGTCAAAAAGTATTTGTAAACTGTTTTACATCTTTTTTAGATCAAACTTATAAGCCAAACCAATTTGGAATGCGTGGTTTTTAGCATCAGCCGTCGTTACAGCATTTTATTATTTTGGTAATTTGTCTTCGTTATAAATATTGCTCAGACCAAAATAGTAACGCGCTTCGAAACAAAAGTTTTTAAGAAAAGTATAAGAAGCTCCTGCAGTAAGACCATAATTTGTTTTTTTGAATAATTCCATGTTTTTTTGTTCAGTAGTTTCTGTAATTTGTTCTTCGGTAAAAGGCATGGTGCTTACAATTTCTTCTTTTGATTTAGATTGTATCAATTGGTTTATCTGCAAACCAAGACCAAGTTTTAATTGATCAATTAATTCATATTAAAAAAATGGGTAGCGAAAGATAATCTTGTTTAAATGTACTTTTTTGGTTTTCTACCATTTTACCTTATGCACCCATTTGGTTGTAAATAAGCTCGGGTGTTATGCTAAGATAAAAATTTCTATGCTTCTTTCGCAAATTTCTGTAGATCTTCGTTAGCTCCGTAAATCACAATAATATCGTTTTGCAATAGGATAGTGGTGGGTTCGGGGATTCCCTGAACGCTTGCTACGGTTTTGCTTCGTCCAAGAAAGGTTTTCTCTTGTGTATCGCGAATAATTGTTAGTATCAACACATTGTGGCGTTCGGTGAATTTCACGTCTGCTATTGTTTTTCCAATGTACTTTTGAGGCACAACAATTTCCACAATACTGAAATTTTTGTTTAATTCAAACGAATCTACAACGCCTTTTAAACATAGTTTTTTAGACCAACGCTCGGCGGTTTCTTCTTCCGGACGAACAATTTCGCTTACGCCAATTGCTTGCAATACGTTTTCATGCAAGGGATTAATGGAGCGGCTTATCAATCTTTTAACGCCTAAGTTTTTAAATAGCGCTGTAACCATAATGTTTGCCCCTTCATCTTCACCAATACATACCATCACCACATCGGTGTTTTTTAATGGTAAATGCGATATGGAAGTTTGGTCGGTGGCGTTCATGCAAATCGTGTGCGACAGCTTATCTTTTAATAAAGAAACTCTTTCTGCTCTTGAATCAACTCCAATTACTTCGTTTCCTTGCTGTGTTAATTTTTCGGCTAAAGATCCACCAAAATTTCCTAAACCTATTATTATAAATTTCATTTATTCTACTTTTAATTAATTAATATTTCATCAGAAGGATAATGATAATTTGCTTGCCTGCTTTTCTTGAAAAATGCAATTAAAATGGTAAGCATACTTACCCTTCCTACAAACATAGTGGTGATTAAAACCATTTTGCTTTCACTGCTTAAATTTCCCGTGATACCTAAACTAAGACCTGTGGTGCTATATGCAGAAAAGCTTTCAAAGGCAATGTCTAACAAAGGAATTTCATTATTAAAATGTGAAATTAAGAAAATACTAAAACCTATCGCAATCAATGATAAACTCATTACGGCAAATGCCCTACGAACTGAAATATCTGCGATTTCGCGTCTGAAAGCTTCTATTTTGGTTTTTCCTTTTGCCAAACTAAAATAATTCAATGTGGCAATTGCAAAGGTGCTGGTTTTTATACCACCACCTGTTGAAGCTGGCGATGCACCAATCCACATAAGAAAGATAATGATAATGATTGATGAAAAATGCAGTTCACTAAAATCTATGGAGTTGAAGCCTGCAGTCCGCGGTGTGGTAGCTGTGAACAAAGCCGT containing:
- a CDS encoding ATP-dependent Clp protease ATP-binding subunit — protein: MDDNFSPRVKEVITFSRDEALRLGHDYIGTEHIMLGILRESQGEAITILQNLSIDLEFLRNRFEALIPENPNKIINTEKKNIHLTKQAENALKRAFLEKKLYKTDVINTGHILMSILRNTEDPSTILLNRCKVDYDSAKEEFVGLLSNSESMNEQPRNSAFDDEERGDSMSDGFNNPTAQNKSGKKSKTPVLDNFGRDLTEMAELGKLDPVVGREKEIERVSQILSRRKKNNPLLIGEPGVGKSAIAEGLALRITQKKVSRILFNKRVVTLDLASLVAGTKYRGQFEERMKAVMNELEKNDDIILFIDEIHTIVGAGGATGSLDASNMFKPALARGEIQCVGATTLDEYRQYIEKDGALERRFQKVIVEPTTEEETVTILNNIKPKYEDHHNVIYTPEAIEACVKLTSRYMSDRFLPDKAIDALDEAGSRVHITNIEVPDEILSLEKDLEEVRDKKTDAVKRQKYEEAAALRDDEKRIEKDLAVAQERWEEDSKNNKITVTEDHVADVVSMMTGIPVNKIAQAESKKLAKLPDAIKGKVIGQDEAVAKIAKSIQRNRAGLKDPNKPIGSFIFLGQTGVGKTQLAKVIAKEIFDSEDALIRIDMSEYMEKFAISRLVGAPPGYVGYEEGGQLTEKVRRKPYAVVLLDEVEKAHPDVFNMLLQVLDDGHLTDSLGRKIDFRNTIIIMTSNVGARQLKDFGTGVGFGTKSKQDQQEDLSKSVIENALKKAFAPEFLNRIDDVVVFNALEKEHIHKIINIEIEKLYLRVMSLGYQLELTQEALDFIAEKGFDKQYGARPLKRAIQKYVEDLLAEEIINGNIHENDVLVMDKMKDEDQLKVSVKNANSSLKN
- the sucC gene encoding ADP-forming succinate--CoA ligase subunit beta, translating into MNLHEFQGKQILSSYGVRVQRGHVANTAEEAVTVAKQLTEETGTGWHVIKAQIHAGGRGKGGGVKLAKNLDQVKEIAGQIIGMDLITPQTPPTGKRVNKVLIAEDVYYPGDSETSEFYMSVLLNRGTGKNMIMYSTEGGMDIEEVAEKTPHLIFTEEIDPAVGLQSFQARKIAFNLGLSGGAFKEMVKFVDALYKAYVGCDASMFEINPVLKSSDDKIIAVDAKVTLDDNALYRHADYAEMRDTTEERPIEVEAKEAGLNYVDLDGTVGCMVNGAGLAMATMDLIKYAGFEPANFLDVGGTADAKRVEIAFRIILKDPNVKAILINIFGGIVRCDRVAQGIVDAYKNMGDDINVPIIVRLQGTNADLAKQIIDESGMPILSAIEFQEASDRVKEALS
- a CDS encoding AAA family ATPase; the encoded protein is MKLKNLSNELEISLESLQNFIYDFNIDLSFCIDEQFNVTEKFKQFTLKNIDFLKKYAEDHSKEKTLPEIAKTIGVDEQLVLQFFVSNGIPEELAKNIKTHISSFLIHIYIGGKYPFIDEAFPETQNYAAKRLVGYTDLYFYLSDMMDPFINKDQSKTWGISKPVGMVLYGPPGSGKIFWAQQIAQMIGYEFVHVYKDYLAGNLKTNKNSLTHFLNAKLQQPKTMLFIDSLDELLTKNGEQSVFSENMELINSILRHSQKNIHQELLIVGSAEILNLFNDEVLAPGRFDMQIPIFPPNADERAQLIIYHLTQNLIDESPLLAILRKHNALCKSFWEPLANQMKLFSNTMIIDFTQSLKKRLYALHRKDETKNIELSDKVLMASFNEAKAKLTTDYIKRCAIFLIEVKQNLGQDFPHRILELEADLESFQAKKAPINKIGFKQDDSEKQTIANNKSADPTDLAL
- a CDS encoding glycosyltransferase family 9 protein, translating into MSLKSKANVVRRKLMHALTQNIGKKSIGEMQKKANNFQVQRVLISRPNHRLGNMLLITPLVQEICNTFPNCTIDLFVKGKITPIIFQNYPQVQNIIELPKKPLKDFSEYLKVWFSLKRTKYDLVINVEKGSSSGRISTIIPSANFKFYGDDFEELKSVYNDIAHIAKYPVYNFRRFLEILHQKPFSGAVPVLDIKLSADELAQGRLKINDVTKSGDKKTIAFFTFATGAKCYSVEWWNAFYEKFYPKYAAEYHLIEILPVENISQLERKLPTFYSKDIREIASVMANCELIVAADSGMMHLSSAALTPTIGLFSVTRTEVYAPYGNKSTFVNTNKESHEAILQKMDAILTPKNS
- a CDS encoding NUDIX domain-containing protein; translation: MEGNLKGFNIRVYALCVINNKLLTLKEPFSGVVVTKLPGGGLELGEGTVDCLKREFAEELNLKIDVNEPFYIQENFVDSLAKDHKQLLTLYFFATILNIEQMQVLDENIQQIEWVAIDGNNPFTLPVDQLVFNKLQKKYNL
- a CDS encoding SatD family protein, whose product is MIAIITGDIVSSRTLDPKIWLHHLKKGLETLAASSFHWEIYRGDSFQFKTTPEDALLHAILLKTWVKHLKEIDVRLSIGIGEQSFEGTKITEANGSAFELSGEGFDALDKKNLTINTPHKSLNDTFRVMTDLSLLIMDKWSDKSAEIIYLKLKNPTWNQTQIAAQLNKKQSTISEALKRGGFEEIEQFINYYKQTMIHYVATFT
- a CDS encoding DUF3307 domain-containing protein, which encodes MVQHKKKSIYFLSHIVIHTALLIVFLWNDEMWWAIAYVVVLHAITDWLKLQLSHKMKSSVLFVLDQLLHFASITSALMLFSTLRISLDFLNNPQ
- a CDS encoding MmcQ/YjbR family DNA-binding protein, whose product is MNNIEDFREYCLSFKGVTEKFPFDETTLVFYVMNKMFCLVDIETFEYCNLKCDPDQAEELRAEHNGIKPGYHMSKKHWNSVYFNSDVSPKLLKELIVNSYDLVVKGLTKKDQAVLKEM
- a CDS encoding PorT family protein; this translates as MDQLKLGLGLQINQLIQSKSKEEIVSTMPFTEEQITETTEQKNMELFKKTNYGLTAGASYTFLKNFCFEARYYFGLSNIYNEDKLPK
- a CDS encoding potassium channel family protein, producing MKFIIIGLGNFGGSLAEKLTQQGNEVIGVDSRAERVSLLKDKLSHTICMNATDQTSISHLPLKNTDVVMVCIGEDEGANIMVTALFKNLGVKRLISRSINPLHENVLQAIGVSEIVRPEEETAERWSKKLCLKGVVDSFELNKNFSIVEIVVPQKYIGKTIADVKFTERHNVLILTIIRDTQEKTFLGRSKTVASVQGIPEPTTILLQNDIIVIYGANEDLQKFAKEA